One part of the Dioscorea cayenensis subsp. rotundata cultivar TDr96_F1 chromosome 2, TDr96_F1_v2_PseudoChromosome.rev07_lg8_w22 25.fasta, whole genome shotgun sequence genome encodes these proteins:
- the LOC120271881 gene encoding BURP domain-containing protein 3-like, which translates to MDAALVDAFINEYNMGLKVNETFISKAYDNIVDELAKNFNIKIEKNQNGMIGFTIDPITQIWMAKPEVWNDLIKASSTTVKEKNGDVEVKKTYSVDPIGVRVLGRDKLVVACHWRLYLYTVFFSHTTRKGKSKVYTMAWEGNDWTKVEAIAVCHLDTSKWNPKHLAFQVLMVKPGSVPACHFMPEDNIMWIVRK; encoded by the exons ATGGATGCAGCATTAGTTGATGCATTTATAAACGAATATAACATGGGGTTGAAGGTGAATGAAACTTTCATTTCCAAGGCTTATGATAATATTGTTGATGAACTTGCAAAGAATTTCAACATCAAGATTGAAAAGAATCAA AATGGCATGATTGGATTCACCATAGATCCAATAACACAAATATGGATGGCTAAACCAGAAGTATGGAATGATCTCATCAAG GCTAGCTCAACAACAGTGAAGGAGAAGAACGGTGATGTTGAGGTGAAAAAGACCTATAGTGTTGATCCAATTGGTGTGCGTGTTTTGGGCAGAGATAAACTGGTGGTGGCGTGCCACTGGCGACTATACCTATACACAGTGTTTTTTAGCCACACAACAAGGAAGGGGAAGAGCAAAGTGTACACGATGGCATGGGAGGGGAATGATTGGACCAAGGTGGAGGCCATAGCTGTATGCCATCTTGACACATCTAAGTGGAACCCGAAGCACTTGGCTTTTCAAGTGCTCATGGTGAAGCCTGGAAGCGTGCCAGCTTGCCACTTCATGCCAGAGGACAATATTATGTGGATTGTTAGGAAATAG